In Nitrospinota bacterium, a genomic segment contains:
- a CDS encoding iron ABC transporter permease codes for MKSLTFTSWLKPILILFLLLIVTMLISLSLGSVRIDLKEIINILSFQVKEGTDATILLKVRLPRILNAAIVGGALAVSGAVFQALLRNPLADPYILGISGGSAFGAIVAIVLGLDIILGEFSLLPIFAFLGGAISIYIIYSIAKSRGKVSIYNLLLIGVIFNAFFAALIMFITSIVDFNKVGDIVFWLMGNITSPSFFVLGIISLYVFIGSLLLFFRAKEFNLICLGEESASQMGVDLEKTKRITFFAASLITGAAVSIAGLIGFVGL; via the coding sequence ATGAAGTCACTTACCTTTACAAGTTGGTTAAAACCAATCCTGATTTTATTTCTTTTATTGATTGTTACCATGCTGATATCCCTCTCTCTGGGATCTGTAAGGATAGATTTAAAAGAGATAATCAATATTCTGTCTTTTCAGGTAAAAGAAGGGACAGATGCCACTATATTATTAAAGGTTCGATTGCCAAGAATTTTAAATGCAGCGATTGTTGGAGGAGCATTGGCAGTCTCAGGGGCCGTTTTTCAGGCACTGCTTAGGAATCCTCTTGCTGATCCATATATTTTGGGAATTTCTGGTGGTTCTGCGTTCGGAGCCATCGTTGCCATTGTTTTAGGTCTGGATATCATTCTTGGCGAGTTTTCTCTTTTGCCAATCTTTGCTTTTTTAGGAGGTGCTATCTCTATTTATATAATCTATTCGATTGCCAAAAGCAGGGGAAAGGTATCAATTTATAACCTGCTTCTTATAGGCGTTATCTTTAACGCCTTTTTTGCTGCCTTGATTATGTTCATTACATCTATTGTTGATTTTAATAAAGTTGGTGACATCGTATTCTGGTTGATGGGAAATATCACTTCTCCTTCATTCTTTGTTCTAGGAATTATCTCATTGTATGTTTTTATAGGTAGCCTCCTTCTTTTTTTTAGGGCAAAGGAGTTCAATCTGATCTGTCTTGGAGAGGAATCGGCATCCCAAATGGGTGTTGATTTAGAAAAGACCAAAAGAATAACCTTTTTCGCTGCTTCTTTAATAACAGGTGCTGCAGTTTCTATTGCAGGGCTTATAGGTTTTGTAGGGCTTAT